The genomic DNA CAGCCGAGCAGGATTTTTACATGTATCTTGAAGAAGTAAGGCGACCTGCCATTAAAAATGGAAAGCGGCAGTTGGTTACAACAGAAACAGTTTGGGCATTTAATCAGTGGGGCAGTACCACATTAACACTGAACCTTTCTGATCTGTTCCATGATTGTTTCTATCTGATGCGGTTTGATGAGAACGGTCAACCAGATTGGTCAGACCCTTCCATTGTGCAGGAAGGGTCAGTAGAAAGTGAGGTGACCGATGAAGGAATTGTTAACACTTAATAAGATTTTATTTTCCATGATTGGAGGCTTGATTGGTAGTCTATTTGGAGAGTTGGATGGTATTCTATATGCCCTACTGGTCTTCATTATTATTGACTATCTAACAGGAATTTTTGCGGCAGTTGTAGAGAAACAATTGTCAAGTAGTATCGGTTTTCGTGGCATCTTTAAAAAGATAGCCATTTTATTTTTAGTT from Streptococcus oriscaviae includes the following:
- a CDS encoding phage holin family protein, whose translation is MKELLTLNKILFSMIGGLIGSLFGELDGILYALLVFIIIDYLTGIFAAVVEKQLSSSIGFRGIFKKIAILFLVSIGHLIDTAIIKQGGTIRTMVIFFYLSNEGLSILENTVRIGLPIPEKLQAILKQINER